Proteins from one Methanobacterium sp. genomic window:
- a CDS encoding type II toxin-antitoxin system Phd/YefM family antitoxin produces MPIIRPISDLRNNFSSISEIAHSDNEPVFLTKNGIGDLVVMSLEYYDQQLAKLELYQKLNEAREEIKRGAKGKNARKVLESLIQS; encoded by the coding sequence ATGCCAATCATTCGTCCTATCTCTGATCTTAGAAATAACTTCTCTTCAATATCTGAAATAGCTCACTCTGATAATGAACCTGTCTTTCTCACAAAAAATGGTATTGGCGATCTCGTGGTAATGTCACTCGAATATTATGATCAACAATTAGCCAAACTAGAATTATACCAAAAGCTTAATGAAGCCCGTGAAGAAATTAAACGTGGGGCTAAAGGTAAAAATGCTCGCAAAGTATTAGAAAGCCTCATTCAGTCATGA